In the Triticum aestivum cultivar Chinese Spring chromosome 2B, IWGSC CS RefSeq v2.1, whole genome shotgun sequence genome, GAACTAAGAACACTGGCTGCCTTGAAGCATATGATTAACGCATTAGCCTAGGAATGATGAGCTAGGCATCAGCCTACAACAGTACTATCACAGTATCAGTGCATATGAAGAACTACAATAAGAATTAACCGTCATGAAGTAAGCATAAACACTTTATGAAACACTTCCGAGTTTTTTTAGAACAAGCGCGTCAACATGCATATAAGAGGGGGGCAGATGGCCTACGACATCAATTTAGGTCCAGGACAAATAAAAAACAACCGAAAAACTTTGAAACGGTTCAAGTTCAAAATTTGGAATGCTTGGTTGCTCAGTTTGCAAGCAACAAGAAATGAACTAGGTTACTGGCTGCCAGTTTCCATGGTCCAGAATACTCTTGTAATACTAGCTGAACCAAATAGCAATTATGCAGAACTAAACAGGAAGTAACATCCCTCGCACAAGTCTGGAACAAGCATGGGATAAAGGATTCTTGTAAATCAAGAAATGCAATAGATGGGACAAAAACATGCATTACAGGACTATTGTTTAGATATTTTAGAGCTAAACTCCAACAATGCACAATAATTTATTAGACAAGGCATAAAACTGAAACATCACAGCATAATCCTATCGTACACTTGCATAGCAAATCCATAATTGCCTATTGTAACACTAGTGAAGAGAAAATACCAAGTTAAATGGAGAGTTACTTCCCATGAGAGCCCAATAGCTTATAAACAGGTCATGAGCACCCAAACAAGGAAATTATCACCAAAAGGTAATCATACTGCTGAGCTACATCAAACATCAAAGCATCAATCTATCATTCACTAGGACATTATATCCAGAATTAATTCCTGTCACCATAGAAGCAAACCCCAAGTTAAAGGACAGGACCTAAACAATACTACCCAGTGAAACCTAAACATCACAGTACAGACCTAtcgtccactcacatatcaaatcaATAATTTGCTCTTGTAACACTAGAGAAGCAAATACAAAGTTAAATGGAACATTAGTTTGCACGAGCTCAATAGTATCAAGGCAGTTCATGAGCTCGCAAAGAAAATTATCACAAACAGGGCTAATATTCAATCATGTGTTAACCATACTGTTGAGCTAAAAACATCACAGCACCAACCTGTCATTCACTGGCATATCACACTATAGAAGAAAAGGCAAGTTAAAAGGATGCATTACTTCCAAGAAGCTAAAGCTAGTAAACAACCTATCATGCACTGGCATATCATTATCTAGAATTGATCCTTATAACAGTATAGTAGCAAAGGCAAGTTATAAGGATGCATTACTCCCAAGAAGCTAAAGCTAGTAAACAGCCTATCATGCACTGGCATATCATTATCTAGAATTGATCCTTATAACAGTATAGAAGCAAAGGCAAGTTAAAAGGATGCATTACTCCCAAGAAGCTAAAGCTAGTAAACAACCTATCATTCACTGGCCTATCATATCTAGAATTGACCCTTGTAACACTATAGAAGCAAAGGCAAGTTAAAAAGGATGCATTACCTCCAAGAAGCTAAAGCTAGTAAACAACCAGTAAATAAGCACCGTTGATCTGAATCAAACATCACAGCATCAACCTATCATTCACTGGCATGTCATACCCAGAATTGACTCTTGTAACAGTATAGAGGCCAACCCCATGTTTTACTTCCAATGAGCTAAAGCTACTAAATGGCAGTACATCAGTTGCAGAACAAGCAGGCCTAATATGCAACCAGACATAGCACTGCCAATTCTAAAGCCTCCTAAGAATTATATTTTTGAAGCAGCGCCTAACTTTCTAAAACAAAGATGGCATCCATGAAAGGCAAGAAATGTGCAAGCAGGCAACATCAATAAGTAGTCAACGACTGATGCAAGCAGCACCCGCAGCGTTCGAAACAATGaaatcaaacaagcaaacatcataAGCATAAGTACGTAACTAGCATGCAAATTCAACACCACCAGAAAGCTTAATCTGACAAATCATAAGCGAGATATCCAGATCCAGACCTTATTTGGATCAAAAGACTACCAGATTTTGTCCCAAGACATTCAAACATAATAAGATCCTACAGCAACAGATATCATTGTCTCTCCAAACCATAGTTTAGTCCGTCATGACGCAAGATGATGTTTGGGCAAGTAAAACAGGAGTGGTAAATCACCGGCCGCCGAATCCAGCAGCGTTGAGGCCGAGCAGCATCTTGCCGTTGTCACCAGAGGGGATGTAGGCAACGTTGGGTGAGCAGGCCAGCTCCGCGGCGATCTCCTTGGCAGCCTCGATCCTCCTCAGCTCGATCAGCCCTGTCCCAGCGATGGCGGTGGCCTCAGAAATGAGCCGTGCAGACTCGCTTTCTCCCTCAGCACGCACGATGGCAGCGCGCCTCTCCTGCTCGGCCTTGGCGACCAGGAACTTGGAGCGCTCAGCCTCCTGCTGCGCGACCTGCTTCTTCTCGACGGCCTGGGAGAAATCGGCGCCGTAGGAGAGGTGGGTGATGGCGACGTCGTCGAGTATGATGTTGAACTCGCGGGCCCTTTTGATGAGGGAGTCGCGGACGAGCGCCGAGACGTGGGGACGGTCGGTGAGGAGCTGGTCGGCGTTGAACTGGGCGACGACGGCCTTGAGCACCTCGTTCCCGATGGAGGGGAGCACCTTGTCGTCGTACTCGAGGCCGAGGGAGGTGAAGATGGTGGGCAGGTTGACGACATCGGGGCGGGAGAGGAGGCGGAGGGTGAGGTTTACCATCTGCAGGTCCTTGGTGCCGGAGTTGGAGGAGAAGTTGTGCGGGCGCGTGCGGATGTCGAAGATGTAGGGCTTCTGGAGCCACGGCACGATGAAGTGGGTGCCCTCGCCGACGGTCTCCGGCAGCACCCCGCGGAACCGGTCGAAGACGACGGCGCGCTCGCCGCCGTCCACGGTGTAGAGCGACGCCGAGAGGAGGGAGGCCGCGGCGCCGAGGCCCGCCGCCGCCTTGGCGATGTTGGTGAGGAACGAGACCGCCGCGGGACCGCCGGACATGGTCGCCTTTCGGGGGAGATTTCGGGACGGCGGCGCTGGAGTAAAACCCTAGCGAGGATTTGGTCTCGGTGCGGGCTTTGGGAGGGGAATGGGGGGTGGGGGGCGGCTGGATCTGACTGCCTGTGGGTTTTGTTTGGGTTTATTTCTTGGGAGAGAAGAAGCTAGACGGTGCGGTCTGGGTGAATGACAGGTGGGGGCTCGGTGTCAGTCTTCGGATTAGGCGAGAAGAAAGAAACTTTTTTCGAGAAACTGGGAAGAAAGAAACTCGTGCTTGTACCGGAGAATGGACCATTTGGGCCACTAGCCGGTGCGGCAAGAAACTTTACTTGGAAAAGAAGAAGGACGCAGCAGACGGGGCCGGCTTAGCGCGGATACAGGCCTGCaccgtttttttctttctttcttttttcactttttgcGTTCGTTTTTTTGCTTATATTTCtaaacattctgagtatgtctaTTATAGAATTAATTTATATAAAAAATTTGAAAAACGTTAATCATGCATTAAAAATGTTAAATAAGTATAAAAATGTTTCTGACATATAAAAAATGTATATCAAAATGTACAAAGCATATGGAAAAAAGGTCGAAATAAAAAAAATGCAATTTTTCAATATTTTCTGGAAACtgttaatcatgcatttaaaaATTAAAAATGTATAGAAAAATTGTTTCCGATGTATACATAAATGTAAAATCTGTACGGAAACATGTAGACATAAAAAATATAAGTTTCAAAAAAACTTAATCATGTATTTGAACAATGTTAGGCGTGCATATAAAAATGTTCTtgttgtatacaaaaaatatagaatgtgtatggaaaagtagacatcaaaaaatatatgtttgaaaaaatgttcatcatgaatttgaaaaacattAAACGTGTAAatataaaatgttcctgatgtatacaaaaaatgtacaatgtttaTATGGAAAAATTGGAAATCAAAATAtatatgttttaaaaaatgttaatcatgtatattcaaaatgttaaacatatatacaaaaaatgtccctgatgtatacagaaaatgtacaatatgtataaaaaAAGTAGACACCCACAAATATTAGTTGTCAAAAAATTTAATcacgtatttaaaaaatgttaaacatatatATACAAAAAAATCCTGGCATATActaaaaatacaaagaaaaaataTCCAATAAGAACCGTAAAGGGAACACACAAAATCAATGGAAACGAA is a window encoding:
- the LOC123045681 gene encoding prohibitin-3, mitochondrial yields the protein MSGGPAAVSFLTNIAKAAAGLGAAASLLSASLYTVDGGERAVVFDRFRGVLPETVGEGTHFIVPWLQKPYIFDIRTRPHNFSSNSGTKDLQMVNLTLRLLSRPDVVNLPTIFTSLGLEYDDKVLPSIGNEVLKAVVAQFNADQLLTDRPHVSALVRDSLIKRAREFNIILDDVAITHLSYGADFSQAVEKKQVAQQEAERSKFLVAKAEQERRAAIVRAEGESESARLISEATAIAGTGLIELRRIEAAKEIAAELACSPNVAYIPSGDNGKMLLGLNAAGFGGR